In one window of Cellulophaga sp. HaHa_2_95 DNA:
- a CDS encoding PDZ domain-containing protein — protein sequence MKKIVLLFTAVLLLISCAIQANTIELFVSVNGVKNSKGSKSKPFLTIEEAIKRATALKEKDTSLSIVINILPGAYYLTKSIQIPSILNGLQIKGTDASEVHIKGSIPLKANWKKYNSTMYVTEVPKDLNFDQLIVNGKAQILARYPNYDENGHYWQGYAADAISKERIVTWKHPKGAYFHALHSGRWGGFHFKINGVNEDGTAILEGGQQNNRGSKPHEEFRMVENVFEELDSAGEWFLDKTTDKLYYWPSEGLNPETTTFEVSVLKDLIQVVGTLENPVKNVSISNITFENTQRTFMEAYEPLLRSDWNIYRGSAIFFEGTENCNVTNSEFTNLGGNVIMASKYNIALTIKGNHIHECGGSAISFVGDPSAVRSPSFNYTEFVPLTEMDTIPGPKNELYPRNCLVEDNLIHRIGRIEKQTAGVQISMAMDITVRHNSIYDVPRAGINIGDGTWGGHILEFNDVFNTVLETSDHGSFNSWGRDRFWHPNRAVMDSLTTANPNMPMWDAIKTTIIRNNRFRCDHGWDIDLDDGSSNYHIYNNLLLNNGLKLREGFNRIAENNIMVNNSLHPHVWFVESGDVFKHNIVSDAYQDVRLLGWGKELDYNFFSTEEAMLKSQIYNRDNHSAFGDPLFKNPTTLDFTVAENSPALAVGFKNFPMDEFGVQKPSLKKLAKTPEIPQLKKPSANENNAAPIISWLRNDVKSVSSAQEQSAYGLNTAEGVIVLKVWSQSPAVQNNGLKVGDVILSASGKKTGTVKDFFVISAANAEGELKLLIMRNQSEQELIIKTK from the coding sequence ATGAAGAAAATTGTACTATTATTCACAGCAGTATTACTCCTTATTTCTTGTGCTATACAAGCAAATACGATAGAATTATTTGTTTCTGTAAACGGAGTAAAGAATAGTAAAGGGTCAAAAAGCAAACCTTTTTTAACCATAGAAGAGGCTATTAAAAGAGCAACAGCATTAAAAGAAAAAGATACCAGCTTAAGTATCGTTATAAACATCCTTCCTGGAGCATACTATCTTACCAAATCAATTCAAATTCCATCGATATTAAATGGCTTACAGATAAAAGGTACAGATGCTTCAGAAGTTCATATAAAAGGATCTATTCCTTTAAAAGCCAATTGGAAAAAGTATAATAGCACGATGTATGTCACCGAAGTACCAAAAGATTTAAATTTTGATCAGTTGATAGTGAATGGCAAAGCGCAAATTTTGGCGCGTTATCCCAATTACGATGAGAATGGGCATTACTGGCAGGGGTACGCAGCCGATGCTATTTCTAAAGAACGCATTGTCACGTGGAAACATCCAAAAGGCGCTTATTTTCATGCCTTGCATAGTGGTCGTTGGGGCGGTTTTCATTTTAAAATTAATGGAGTAAATGAAGATGGAACTGCTATTTTAGAAGGAGGTCAACAAAACAACAGAGGTTCTAAACCCCATGAAGAGTTTCGTATGGTAGAGAATGTTTTTGAAGAGTTAGATAGTGCAGGAGAATGGTTTTTAGATAAAACTACTGATAAATTATATTACTGGCCATCAGAAGGGTTAAATCCAGAGACGACTACGTTTGAAGTTTCAGTACTTAAAGATTTGATACAAGTTGTAGGTACTTTAGAAAACCCGGTTAAGAATGTAAGTATAAGCAATATTACATTTGAAAATACCCAACGTACGTTCATGGAAGCATATGAACCTTTACTGCGTAGCGATTGGAATATATACAGAGGGAGTGCTATTTTCTTTGAAGGCACGGAGAACTGTAACGTAACCAATAGTGAGTTTACCAATTTAGGCGGTAATGTTATTATGGCGAGTAAGTACAATATAGCATTAACAATTAAAGGAAACCATATTCATGAATGCGGCGGGAGCGCTATTTCATTTGTAGGAGACCCTTCGGCAGTACGTTCGCCTTCTTTTAACTATACCGAGTTTGTTCCGTTAACGGAAATGGATACTATTCCTGGACCTAAGAATGAGTTGTACCCTCGTAATTGTTTGGTAGAAGATAATTTAATACACCGCATTGGTCGCATAGAGAAACAAACAGCCGGAGTCCAAATTTCTATGGCGATGGATATTACGGTCCGTCATAATAGTATTTATGATGTGCCAAGAGCAGGTATAAATATAGGCGATGGTACTTGGGGCGGTCATATTTTAGAATTTAATGATGTGTTTAATACCGTATTAGAAACTAGTGATCATGGCTCATTTAATTCGTGGGGTCGTGATCGTTTTTGGCACCCAAATCGTGCCGTAATGGATAGTTTAACTACAGCCAACCCAAACATGCCTATGTGGGATGCTATAAAGACTACGATCATCAGAAACAACCGTTTTCGTTGTGATCATGGTTGGGATATTGATTTGGATGATGGATCTTCTAATTATCATATTTATAATAATTTATTATTAAATAACGGACTTAAGCTGCGTGAAGGATTCAATCGGATCGCTGAAAATAATATTATGGTGAATAATTCCTTGCATCCGCATGTGTGGTTCGTAGAAAGCGGAGATGTTTTTAAGCACAATATAGTGAGTGATGCTTATCAAGATGTTAGGCTTCTAGGGTGGGGAAAAGAACTGGATTATAACTTTTTTTCAACGGAAGAGGCCATGTTAAAATCTCAAATTTATAATAGGGATAATCATAGTGCGTTTGGAGATCCATTATTTAAAAACCCTACAACTTTAGACTTTACGGTAGCTGAAAATTCACCGGCCTTAGCTGTTGGATTTAAAAATTTTCCGATGGATGAGTTTGGGGTTCAAAAACCATCGCTGAAGAAGCTTGCAAAAACTCCAGAAATCCCTCAATTGAAAAAACCGTCAGCTAATGAGAACAATGCTGCTCCAATAATATCATGGTTACGTAATGATGTAAAGAGTGTAAGCTCTGCACAAGAGCAGTCGGCCTATGGCCTAAATACAGCAGAAGGTGTAATTGTTTTAAAGGTATGGAGTCAGAGTCCCGCAGTACAAAATAACGGACTTAAAGTGGGAGATGTAATCTTAAGCGCATCAGGTAAAAAAACTGGAACCGTTAAAGACTTTTTTGTCATTAGTGCAGCGAATGCAGAAGGGGAATTAAAGCTTCTAATCATGAGAAATCAATCAGAACAAGAATTAATAATTAAAACCAAATAA